The following coding sequences lie in one Arabidopsis thaliana chromosome 3, partial sequence genomic window:
- a CDS encoding TRAF-like family protein (TRAF-like family protein; CONTAINS InterPro DOMAIN/s: TRAF-like (InterPro:IPR008974), MATH (InterPro:IPR002083); BEST Arabidopsis thaliana protein match is: Meprin and TRAF (MATH) homology domain-containing protein (TAIR:AT3G44800.1); Has 857 Blast hits to 737 proteins in 68 species: Archae - 2; Bacteria - 0; Metazoa - 57; Fungi - 19; Plants - 734; Viruses - 0; Other Eukaryotes - 45 (source: NCBI BLink).): MEKEADNKFRWVIKNFSSLGSERVFSDIFVVGSCKWRLMAYPKGVRDNRCFSLFLVVTDFKTLPCDWKRHTRLRLNVVNQLSEELSILKETQMWFDQKTPAWGFLAMLPLTELKAENGGFLVNEEVKIVVEVDVVEALGKLEESEEATQPLKKVKLEAFVESKGLLKETSSVKEEIIDVNVFHVLPSQVEFVSRVFERYPEIASIFQAKKQHLRTACMYVLLSLIETLCKSLEELSNDDLVGGDNALQYLKFSGFKVDWLEKKLEEVKEKKKEEQIGETRMQEMKVFKQKCSDIEALMEREKSKLLVTRGSPLTLDDVL, translated from the exons ATGGAGAAAGAAGCTGATAACAAGTTCAGATGGGTGATTAAAAATTTCTCATCTTTGGGATCCGAGAGAGTCTTTTCTGATATATTCGTAGTTGGTTCTTGCAAATG GCGTCTTATGGCCTATCCCAAAGGAGTTAGGGATAATAGatgtttctctctgtttctggTTGTTACTGATTTCAAAACTTTGCCTTGTGACTGGAAACGACACACAAGATTGCGCCTAAATGTTGTTAATCAACTCTCGGAAGAACTTTCCATACTGAAAG AAACACAAATGTGGTTTGATCAAAAGACTCCGGCCTGGGGTTTCTTAGCAATGCTTCCTCTTACCGAACTTAAGGCTGAAAATGGTGGGTTTCTGGTGAATGAAGAGGTCAAAATTGTTGTGGAGGTTGATGTTGTTGAAGCTCTTGGCAAATTAGAGGAATCTGAAGAGGCAACACAACCTCTGAAAAAGGTAAAGCTAGAGGCTTTTGTGGAATCGAAAGGTTTGCTTAAGGAAACTTCATCAGTAAAGGAAGAAATCATTGATGTCAATGTGTTTCATGTTCTTCCTTCCCAG GTGGAATTTGTAAGCCGTGTTTTTGAAAGATACCCAGAAATTGCATCAATATTCCAAGCAAAGAAGCAACATTTGAGAACAGCATGCATGTATGTCCTCCTAAGTCTTATTGAGACACTGTGCAAGTCACTGGAAGAGCTCTCCAATGATGATCTTGTGGGAGGAGACAATGCGTTACAATACCTGAAGTTTTCTGGCTTTAAGGTTGAttggttggagaagaagctggAGGAAGttaaggaaaagaagaaggaagaacaGATTGGTGAAACTCGTATGCAAGAAATGAAAGTTTTTAAGCAGAAGTGCTCAGATATAGAAGCTCttatggagagagagaagtcaAAGTTGTTGGTCACCAGAGGTTCTCCTCTAACGTTGGATGATGTTCTTTGA